One Piscinibacter lacus genomic window, ATGAGAACACATGTGCGAGCCGGCTCTCGAACAGCTCCCGCGCGTTCTGCAGGTTCTTCTCGGTGTTGGCCTTAGCCGTGGCGATGGCCTCGAAGGCCTCGTCGAGGATGGCGACGATGCGGCGCTGCTCGGGGAGGAGTGGAAAGTGGAACGGAACCTCCTTGAGTTTGCCGCTTGAAAGTTCCTTGAAAGTCGCCCCCGTGCCCAAGCTCTCCAGCAGGGGCACATTCGCCAGAAGGAAGTAGTACGCGAACTTCGTGTGTATCGCCCGCGATGGCACCAGGCCCTTGCAGCCTTGGTTGAAGGCCATCGGCACTTCATTGATGACAAGGTGCCCGATCGGTGCGCGCGAGGAGAGGATGACGGACTGCGGCGGGACCAATTCCGCCCCGACGCGCAGCCCTTCATCGGTGAGCGTACGCCGGCTGCTTGCGAGATACGGCGATGGCAGTCCGCCCATTTCCGCGGGAGTGATCCACTGATGAGGGCCGTCCCAGAATGCCGCGGTGCCTGTCTTCGGGGTTCCGCCGTTGACGACGCGGAAGACCTCACCGATCGGCTTCGTCTGCCACCCCTCCATCACGCCACCAGCTCCCGGATCGTGGCCAGGGCCTCGGCGCTCTCGGCGTCGAGCGCGGCGATCTCGTCGAGGATCTCCTGGGGGGTGCGCAGCGTGACCACTTCACCGCCGTTCGGGTTCTTGACCGACAGGTCGTAGGTGCTGGTGTCGATGCTGGCCGTGTCCAGCGTCCAGCTCTTGGGCGAAGCCGCGAAGGTCTTCTGCAGCTCGACGAACTCCACCAGGTCGGCGTCGTTCAGCGCCGTGGTCTTGCCCAGACTTCGGCCCGGGTCGAGCTGGTAGTACCACACGCTTCGGGTCTTGGTGCCCTTCTCGAAGAACAGCACGACAGTCTTCACGCCGGCGCCTTGGAAGGTGCCGCCGGGGCAGTCGAGGATGGTGTGCAGGTTGCAGCTCTCCAGCAGCAGCTTGCGCAGGCTGGTCGAGGCGTTGTCGGTGTTCGACAGGAACGTGTTCTTGATGACGATCGCTGCCCTGCCCCCGGCCTTCAGCGTCTTGATGAAATGCTGCAGGAACAGGAAGGCGGTCTCGCCGGTCTTGATGGGGAAGTTCTGCTGGACCTCCTTGCGCTCCTTGCCGCCGAAAGGCGGGTTGGCCAGGATGACGTCGAAGCGGTCCTTGTCCTGGATGTCGGCGATGTTCTCCGCCAGCGTGTTGGCGTGGATGACGTTCGGGGCCTCGATGCCGTGCAGGATCATGTTCATGATCGCGATCACGTAGGCCAGGCTCTTCTTCTCCTTGCCGTAGAAGGTGCCCGTCTGCAGGGTCTTGAGGTCGGCCGTGGTCAGGCCCGGCTGGCTTGAGAGGTACTCGAAAGCCTCGCACAGGAAGCCGGCGGAGCCGCAGGCGCCGTCGTAGATGCGCTCGCCGATGCGGGGCTTGATCACCTGGATCATGGCGCGGATGAGCGGCCGGGGCGTGTAGTACTCGCCGCCGTTGCGGCCGGCGTTGCCCATGTTCTTGATCTTGGCTTCGTACAGGTGCGAGAGCTCGTGCTTCTCGGCCTGGGCGCCGAAGCGCAGCTCGTCGACGTGCTCGATCACATCGCGCAGGTTGTAGCCGCTCTGGATCTTGTTCTTGATCTCGCCGAAGACCTCACCGATCTTGTATTCGATGGTGTTGGGGCCGCTGGCGCGTTGCTTGAAGCCGGCCAGGTACGGGAAGAGCTTCGCGTTAACGAAATCGCGCAGGTCGTCGCCCGTGAGGGCCGCGTTGTGGTCGAGCTTGCCGTCCAGCCCCTTGGGCGCGGCCCAGGTCTCCCAGCGGTAGGTCGGTTCGATGATGTAGCGGTAGGGCTTGCCTTCGAGCGCGGCTTCCGATGCCTTGTCGGCTTCGAGCGCGTCAAGGTACTTCAGGAACAGCAGCCAGGACGATTGCTCGGTGTAGTCAAGCTCGCTGGTGCAGCCTGCGTCTTTGTGCAGGATGTCGTCGATGTTCTTGAAGGTCTGCTCGAACATGGCGCCTCATCGTCCCTGAATGCTGTTTGCCGAACATTGTCGGTCAGCTTCTCAGGACTTCGCACTGGTTCTCAGCGATTGCGCCATCGGTCCAGGTCGGCGTCGATGTCTCCAAGCCGAGTTTGCAGCAGGCCGAGCTTTGCCGACATGCCGGCCAGCGCCACGTTGACGTGCGCATCGTGCAGGCTTTGCAGCCGCTCAAACGTGCGCCAGTGCATCCCCTTCGGCTTCAGCCCGTTGCCGTTCAGGATGCCGGGTTCCCAGTCCAGCCGGCGCCGGATCTTGTCCGCCCGCCGGGTCGCTCGGTCGTCGTCGGTTTCCCGCTGGCAGCGGTAGGCCAGGCGGTGGCAGTGTCGGCACGCGAACACCGCGCCGCCGTAAAGCACGGCCACCCGCCGGCCGCAGCCGGCAGCAGGGCACAGCCACCACGCGCGCCGGCCGCCGTAGTTGCAGGCGGTCCAGGCCAGCGGCACCGTGTAGCTCATCGGGCGCCAGTCGCCGCCTCTCTGGCGGGTCCGGTAGTTCAGCGTCACCCGGTCGGCGCCCACCAGCAGGTTGATGGTGGCGCAGGTGTCGCCGTTGACGGGCCGGCTCCACGTCAGCGAGTTGCCGGGCGTCAGCACCCGCTGCCGTTGCAGCTTA contains:
- a CDS encoding type I restriction-modification system subunit M, producing the protein MFEQTFKNIDDILHKDAGCTSELDYTEQSSWLLFLKYLDALEADKASEAALEGKPYRYIIEPTYRWETWAAPKGLDGKLDHNAALTGDDLRDFVNAKLFPYLAGFKQRASGPNTIEYKIGEVFGEIKNKIQSGYNLRDVIEHVDELRFGAQAEKHELSHLYEAKIKNMGNAGRNGGEYYTPRPLIRAMIQVIKPRIGERIYDGACGSAGFLCEAFEYLSSQPGLTTADLKTLQTGTFYGKEKKSLAYVIAIMNMILHGIEAPNVIHANTLAENIADIQDKDRFDVILANPPFGGKERKEVQQNFPIKTGETAFLFLQHFIKTLKAGGRAAIVIKNTFLSNTDNASTSLRKLLLESCNLHTILDCPGGTFQGAGVKTVVLFFEKGTKTRSVWYYQLDPGRSLGKTTALNDADLVEFVELQKTFAASPKSWTLDTASIDTSTYDLSVKNPNGGEVVTLRTPQEILDEIAALDAESAEALATIRELVA